From a region of the Halorubrum sp. BV1 genome:
- the trmB gene encoding HTH-type sugar sensing transcriptional regulator TrmB: protein MTDDLRGTLDHVGDRFNLGEYEIDAYLAVLEHGELTASDIADRTDIPQPRVYDTVRSLSDRGLVELRESRPMKIVAVDPEDAFGDLRSSFTEMVDELEARYTAPTRETEAVSLVKSRSTILRYVEEVIESAEFELAVSLTPGLLRRFRDDLAAKVADGVSVELLVTPASRAPDPDEFDYLEVATIARARRGITTPILAVADGEYSVYATQDALRDDRERYGVIFNRSALGFLVSGFFGTVLWTTAETLAADGMERPFPRRYASIRRAVKDIREFSDAAADDGDSVTADDGDSAAAEFYASVEGRDIETGESVTVSGRVVDLAFEDTEEVASLVVETEAGRVEIGGRVAALEDVEGQEIVIGRHGPPAL, encoded by the coding sequence ATGACAGACGATCTCCGCGGCACGCTCGATCACGTTGGAGACCGATTCAACCTCGGCGAGTACGAGATCGACGCGTACCTCGCAGTGTTAGAACACGGGGAACTGACCGCCAGTGACATCGCGGACAGGACCGACATTCCGCAGCCGCGAGTGTACGATACCGTCAGGAGCCTCTCCGACCGCGGGCTCGTCGAACTTCGTGAGTCACGCCCGATGAAGATCGTCGCCGTCGATCCTGAAGACGCCTTCGGCGACCTGCGGTCGTCGTTCACGGAGATGGTCGACGAGCTCGAGGCGCGGTACACCGCACCGACGCGCGAGACCGAGGCGGTATCGCTCGTGAAGTCTCGATCGACGATCCTTCGATACGTCGAAGAGGTGATCGAGAGCGCCGAATTTGAGCTAGCCGTGTCGCTCACGCCCGGGCTCCTCCGCCGGTTCCGCGACGATCTTGCGGCCAAGGTGGCCGACGGGGTCAGCGTCGAACTGCTCGTCACCCCGGCGTCGAGAGCACCCGATCCGGACGAGTTCGACTACCTTGAGGTCGCAACGATCGCCCGCGCGAGACGCGGGATCACCACGCCGATCCTCGCCGTCGCCGACGGTGAGTACTCCGTATACGCGACACAGGACGCCCTCCGTGACGACCGCGAGCGATACGGGGTCATCTTCAACCGCTCCGCGCTCGGGTTCCTCGTCTCCGGCTTCTTCGGTACCGTCCTCTGGACGACCGCCGAGACGCTCGCTGCGGACGGCATGGAGCGTCCGTTCCCGCGGCGGTACGCCTCGATTCGGCGGGCGGTCAAAGACATCCGCGAGTTCAGCGATGCGGCCGCCGACGATGGCGATTCAGTGACTGCGGACGATGGCGATTCAGCGGCCGCCGAGTTTTACGCGAGCGTCGAGGGGCGCGACATCGAGACGGGCGAGTCCGTAACGGTCAGCGGTCGGGTCGTCGACCTCGCGTTCGAAGACACGGAAGAGGTGGCCTCTCTCGTCGTCGAAACCGAGGCGGGTCGCGTCGAGATCGGCGGACGCGTGGCCGCGCTCGAAGACGTCGAAGGGCAGGAGATCGTGATCGGTCGCCACGGACCGCCGGCGCTGTAG
- a CDS encoding MATE family efflux transporter, translating to MTAGDESVRTDDESARTDDETAQTGDESAQTGDESARTDDETAQTGDESARSDTADDGTRDQRIPTESITEGGLVGPLFHLAWPIVMIQLLQVMYNVADTLYLGRLSADAVGAVSLAFPLIFLLIAVAGGFTTAGAILVAQYTGADGDRSAGLVAGQTIVTVAVLSVFIGIGGFLYTRPALEILPSDPETAAAVIPLAADYMEVIFAGIPLMFGFFVFSALMRGYGDARTPMAVMVLSVFLNVLLDPFLIFGFAGNPLFQWLADVPVVSVLDPMVVQSSGLAATGFTGYGIEGAAIATIFSRGVATAIGIWLLFATDVGPAVDLTHLRPNLSFIGDIFRLGLPSSVEQTTSALAMITLTAMIVTFSPPVVAAYGLGNRLISLVFLPAMGLGRAIDTMVGQNLGAGRADRAGRAVTLAAGTGAGVMFLVAVVAVVFTEPIVGAFLGEVPDAAATIAYAVEYVRIRSVEFAFIGVSQVILGAFRGAGNTKIAMVISILTLWVGRVASVAYLVFVAGWGETGVWVGMAIGNVLGAVVGVAWFARGTWTERYIDEPTRDAPFGDG from the coding sequence ATGACAGCCGGTGACGAATCGGTACGAACCGATGACGAGTCGGCACGAACCGATGACGAGACGGCACAAACCGGTGACGAGTCGGCACAAACCGGTGACGAGTCGGCACGAACCGATGACGAGACGGCACAAACCGGTGACGAGTCGGCACGTAGCGACACGGCAGATGACGGGACGAGAGACCAGCGAATTCCGACGGAGTCGATCACGGAAGGGGGTCTCGTCGGGCCGCTGTTCCACCTCGCATGGCCGATCGTGATGATCCAGCTGTTACAGGTGATGTACAACGTCGCCGACACCCTGTACTTGGGCCGGTTATCGGCCGACGCGGTTGGTGCCGTCAGTCTCGCATTCCCGCTGATATTCTTGCTTATCGCAGTCGCCGGCGGATTCACGACCGCGGGAGCGATTCTTGTTGCGCAGTATACCGGTGCAGACGGTGACCGGTCCGCAGGACTCGTCGCCGGACAGACGATCGTTACCGTGGCAGTTCTGTCGGTGTTCATCGGGATCGGCGGGTTCCTCTACACCCGCCCAGCACTGGAGATCCTTCCGAGCGATCCCGAAACCGCGGCAGCGGTCATTCCACTCGCGGCAGACTACATGGAAGTCATCTTCGCGGGAATCCCACTGATGTTCGGGTTCTTCGTCTTCTCTGCACTGATGCGCGGCTACGGTGACGCCCGGACACCGATGGCCGTGATGGTCCTCTCCGTCTTCCTGAACGTGCTTCTCGATCCGTTTTTGATATTCGGATTCGCCGGTAATCCCCTGTTTCAGTGGCTCGCCGACGTCCCGGTCGTGTCAGTTCTCGATCCGATGGTGGTGCAATCGTCGGGGCTCGCCGCGACCGGATTCACCGGGTACGGTATCGAGGGTGCCGCGATAGCGACGATCTTCTCCCGTGGCGTCGCCACCGCAATCGGCATTTGGCTGCTGTTCGCGACCGACGTTGGACCGGCGGTCGATCTCACACACCTTCGGCCAAATCTAAGCTTCATCGGAGACATCTTCCGTCTCGGCCTCCCTTCGAGCGTCGAACAGACGACGAGCGCGCTGGCGATGATCACTCTCACTGCGATGATCGTGACGTTCTCGCCGCCGGTGGTCGCCGCATACGGGCTCGGAAACCGGCTCATCTCCCTCGTGTTCCTTCCCGCGATGGGACTGGGGCGGGCGATCGATACGATGGTCGGCCAGAACCTCGGTGCCGGGCGAGCCGACCGGGCAGGACGGGCCGTCACGCTCGCTGCCGGAACCGGGGCGGGCGTAATGTTTCTCGTCGCGGTCGTCGCGGTCGTGTTCACCGAACCGATCGTCGGCGCGTTCCTCGGCGAGGTTCCCGACGCGGCGGCGACGATCGCGTACGCCGTCGAATACGTTCGAATTCGATCGGTCGAGTTCGCGTTTATCGGTGTCTCACAGGTCATTCTCGGTGCGTTTCGCGGTGCCGGAAACACTAAGATCGCGATGGTCATCTCGATTCTCACGCTCTGGGTCGGTCGAGTCGCGAGTGTCGCCTATCTCGTCTTCGTCGCTGGATGGGGCGAAACCGGTGTCTGGGTCGGTATGGCGATCGGAAATGTTCTCGGTGCTGTTGTCGGTGTCGCGTGGTTCGCGCGTGGGACGTGGACCGAACGGTATATTGATGAACCCACCCGCGACGCTCCGTTCGGCGACGGCTGA
- the ddh gene encoding D-2-hydroxyacid dehydrogenase, whose protein sequence is MRLDTLGIDASVSVLFPPEFLAEQLSASPVDIVIVDEPEGIAADADSPQEALTACDAIVTFEHREAFLDLDWIHSIQAGIDRFPEDTLKDAGVALTNSTGIHGDAIGETVAGYLLAFSRRLHTHIGNQERREWGQPEWDEAWTIAGESACVVGLGSLGRGVVDRLSALGLAVDGVRRTPVPEPGVDCVHTPAELESAVSDARFVVLTVPLTEETEGMIDRGVLDAMRDDAYLINVARGGVVDQSALVDALERDAIAGAALDVFEDEPLPESSPLWEMDEVIVTPHCAAFTHRYGENVGAIVRENVRRAHDGETLTNRVL, encoded by the coding sequence ATGCGACTCGACACACTCGGGATCGACGCCTCGGTATCGGTGTTGTTTCCGCCGGAATTCCTCGCGGAGCAACTGTCAGCCAGCCCGGTCGACATCGTGATCGTCGACGAACCTGAGGGCATCGCTGCCGACGCCGACAGCCCGCAGGAAGCGCTCACGGCGTGCGACGCGATCGTCACCTTCGAACACCGGGAAGCGTTCCTCGATCTCGACTGGATCCACTCGATTCAAGCGGGCATCGACCGGTTCCCCGAAGACACGCTCAAAGACGCCGGCGTCGCACTGACCAACAGCACCGGAATCCACGGCGACGCGATCGGCGAGACCGTCGCCGGCTACCTTCTCGCGTTCTCGCGACGGCTCCACACGCACATCGGAAATCAGGAGCGGCGCGAGTGGGGTCAGCCGGAGTGGGACGAGGCGTGGACGATAGCCGGTGAGAGCGCGTGCGTGGTCGGTCTCGGCAGTCTCGGCAGGGGTGTCGTCGACCGACTTTCTGCGCTCGGCCTCGCCGTCGACGGCGTCCGGCGGACACCGGTTCCAGAGCCGGGCGTCGACTGCGTCCACACGCCCGCCGAACTAGAGAGCGCCGTGTCCGACGCGCGGTTCGTCGTGTTGACCGTCCCGCTGACCGAAGAGACCGAGGGCATGATCGATCGAGGCGTGTTGGACGCGATGCGAGACGACGCCTATCTGATAAATGTGGCCCGCGGCGGCGTCGTCGACCAGTCCGCGCTCGTCGACGCGCTGGAACGGGACGCAATCGCCGGCGCGGCGCTGGACGTCTTCGAGGACGAGCCGCTTCCGGAGTCGTCGCCGCTGTGGGAGATGGACGAAGTCATCGTGACGCCCCACTGTGCGGCGTTCACGCATCGATACGGGGAGAATGTGGGCGCGATCGTCCGGGAGAACGTCCGACGGGCTCACGACGGCGAGACGCTGACGAACCGCGTTTTGTGA
- a CDS encoding mechanosensitive ion channel family protein, whose product MADGGFAMARPDPVGLVANVGSLPLADWAAGLPSIPRAALTSIPGSGLVIVLVSVAIGVLASKFLVRLIGRPVARRVSRQSVAQTIVRGVRVGTVLLATLIGLGTAGFQFADLLLGTAVFSAVIGIILAPIVGNFINGIFVLADQPFEIGDMIQLENGTTGFVEDITIRYTKIFTLDNTFIVVPNGTMRERDVTNYSAEDERTRRTIDVLVTYESDIAEARRLIELGARDCDAVIDGGPDIRVGVARYTASPDCRLHEFGDDGVLLRLRYWVKKPYKLAKVQSDVNTLIRERLADADVEMAYPHRHLIFDDTSGVARVGGPPESVSGDASVESETAVDTADGGTADRSATTDDGRSDRDRGDRDRGDRDRNDSTTGDGS is encoded by the coding sequence ATGGCCGACGGCGGGTTTGCCATGGCACGCCCCGACCCGGTCGGTCTCGTCGCGAACGTCGGTTCGCTTCCGCTCGCGGACTGGGCCGCGGGGCTGCCGTCAATCCCGAGAGCAGCGCTGACGTCGATCCCGGGATCAGGGCTGGTAATCGTTCTCGTATCTGTCGCGATCGGCGTACTCGCATCGAAGTTCCTCGTTCGACTCATTGGACGACCCGTCGCGCGCCGCGTGTCTCGGCAGAGCGTCGCACAGACCATCGTTCGGGGCGTCAGGGTTGGGACGGTACTGCTTGCGACGCTTATCGGATTGGGGACTGCCGGGTTTCAGTTCGCCGACCTGCTCCTCGGAACCGCGGTCTTCTCCGCCGTGATCGGGATCATCCTCGCGCCAATCGTCGGAAACTTCATCAACGGGATCTTCGTCCTTGCGGACCAGCCGTTCGAGATCGGCGACATGATCCAACTGGAAAACGGGACTACCGGATTCGTCGAGGACATCACCATCCGATACACGAAAATATTCACCCTCGATAACACGTTCATCGTCGTCCCGAACGGGACAATGCGCGAACGTGACGTGACGAACTACTCGGCCGAGGACGAACGGACACGCCGGACGATCGACGTGCTCGTCACCTACGAGAGCGACATCGCCGAAGCGCGTCGGCTCATCGAACTGGGCGCGCGCGACTGCGACGCGGTGATCGACGGCGGGCCGGACATTCGAGTCGGCGTCGCTCGATACACTGCCAGTCCCGACTGCCGTCTGCACGAATTCGGCGACGACGGCGTGCTGCTTCGACTTCGCTACTGGGTGAAAAAGCCGTACAAGCTCGCGAAAGTGCAATCGGATGTGAACACGCTGATCCGCGAGCGACTCGCGGACGCCGATGTGGAGATGGCGTACCCACACCGCCATCTGATCTTCGACGACACGTCCGGCGTGGCCCGCGTCGGCGGTCCGCCTGAATCGGTCAGCGGCGACGCGTCCGTCGAGTCCGAGACGGCGGTTGATACTGCCGACGGAGGCACCGCTGACAGATCTGCGACGACCGACGATGGTCGGAGCGACCGCGATCGAGGCGACCGCGATCGAGGTGACCGCGATCGGAACGACAGCACGACTGGCGACGGCAGTTGA